The proteins below are encoded in one region of Casimicrobium huifangae:
- a CDS encoding MoaD/ThiS family protein, producing MPLVTFAPQLQRHVPCPPQQVPAGSLDTVLRTAFMAAPMIERYVLDEQGAVRKHVAVFVNNEMIAKRNDLSQPLTDSDAVWVIQALSGG from the coding sequence ATGCCGCTCGTCACCTTTGCGCCACAACTGCAGCGCCACGTTCCCTGCCCACCACAACAAGTGCCGGCGGGTTCGCTGGATACGGTTCTGCGGACGGCGTTTATGGCTGCGCCGATGATCGAGCGCTACGTACTGGATGAGCAGGGCGCGGTGCGCAAGCATGTCGCCGTGTTCGTGAACAACGAGATGATTGCAAAGCGAAATGACTTGTCACAACCGTTGACCGATAGCGACGCGGTCTGGGTAATTCAGGCCTTGAGTGGGGGATGA
- a CDS encoding ABC transporter permease, with amino-acid sequence MKNATIQRVLRNGAVRFGAIVLAVLVTLAALAPVLGTVDPAWLDAVNMNQPPMTKADWTGPDNQTAPRTLLMGTDSFGRDIYSRVLYGTRISLVVGVAVAVVALLIGTFFGLMAGYFRRVDAVLMRVMDGLMAIPGILLAIALVAAWGAQLSTVIIAIAVPEIPRVTRLVRSLVLSIREEPYIEAAISIGTPTWKILLRHVLPNSIAPMVVQGTYVCASAILLEAILSFLGLGLPSEIPTWGNIMAEARVVFSSAPHNMWFPGIFLAFTVLAVNLLGDGLRDTLDPKFNKRGAQR; translated from the coding sequence ATGAAGAACGCGACGATTCAACGCGTGCTTCGTAATGGCGCCGTGCGCTTCGGTGCCATCGTGCTCGCCGTGCTGGTGACGTTGGCGGCGCTGGCGCCGGTGCTCGGAACCGTAGACCCGGCGTGGCTGGATGCCGTCAACATGAACCAGCCCCCGATGACGAAGGCTGACTGGACCGGGCCGGACAATCAGACCGCACCGCGAACGCTCTTGATGGGTACCGACAGTTTCGGCCGCGACATCTACAGCCGGGTGCTCTATGGCACGCGCATTTCCCTCGTGGTGGGCGTCGCTGTCGCGGTGGTGGCGTTGCTCATTGGTACTTTCTTCGGTCTGATGGCGGGCTATTTCCGCCGCGTCGACGCGGTGCTGATGCGGGTGATGGATGGCCTGATGGCGATCCCGGGCATCCTGCTCGCGATTGCGCTGGTCGCGGCGTGGGGGGCGCAGCTATCCACCGTGATCATCGCCATCGCGGTGCCGGAGATTCCGCGCGTAACGCGGCTGGTGCGTTCGCTGGTGCTCTCCATCCGCGAGGAGCCCTATATCGAAGCCGCGATTTCGATCGGCACACCGACCTGGAAAATCCTGCTGCGCCATGTGCTGCCAAATTCGATTGCACCGATGGTGGTGCAGGGCACCTACGTTTGCGCGTCCGCCATTCTGCTGGAGGCTATCCTGTCGTTCCTCGGGCTTGGCTTGCCCAGCGAGATTCCGACCTGGGGCAACATCATGGCCGAGGCGCGCGTGGTGTTCTCCAGCGCGCCACACAACATGTGGTTCCCCGGCATCTTCCTCGCGTTCACCGTGCTCGCTGTGAACCTGCTCGGCGATGGCCTGCGCGACACGCTTGACCCGAAGTTCAACAAGCGGGGGGCGCAGCGATGA
- a CDS encoding LysE family translocator — translation MAATLTTLALLYLAALIIPGPNLLLLTHTAASASRRAALGVALGISTGTVMWVAVAVFGVQQIFEAAPALQTALRAVGGVYLLYLAWGLFGSIRQRDQGSPADRSRDRDDRQAATDEAATPPAASSRATFYRRGLLTNLTNPKSMAFWTSVAVVSLDPQATLATRLAAVAMVGCMGLVYHLSLAWLFSTAPAQQAYLRAKPVLSAITGAIMTAFGVRLLWSLRG, via the coding sequence ATGGCAGCGACTCTCACCACGCTGGCGCTGCTCTATCTGGCTGCGCTGATCATCCCCGGCCCCAATCTGTTGTTGCTGACGCATACCGCTGCGTCTGCCTCTCGTCGCGCGGCACTGGGCGTTGCGCTGGGCATTTCCACGGGTACCGTGATGTGGGTGGCGGTGGCCGTGTTCGGTGTGCAGCAAATTTTCGAAGCGGCTCCGGCGCTGCAGACCGCGCTGCGCGCCGTCGGCGGTGTCTACCTGCTGTATCTGGCGTGGGGGCTGTTTGGCTCGATTCGCCAACGCGACCAGGGTAGCCCGGCTGATCGCAGCAGGGATCGCGATGATCGTCAGGCGGCGACCGATGAGGCCGCCACGCCCCCGGCTGCGAGCAGCCGGGCGACGTTCTACCGCCGGGGTCTATTGACCAATCTCACCAATCCGAAGTCAATGGCCTTCTGGACCAGCGTCGCCGTCGTCAGCCTTGATCCGCAGGCGACACTGGCGACTCGACTGGCGGCGGTAGCAATGGTTGGCTGCATGGGTCTGGTCTATCACCTGAGCCTCGCCTGGCTGTTCTCGACAGCACCGGCGCAGCAAGCCTACCTGCGCGCCAAACCGGTGTTGTCCGCCATCACCGGCGCGATCATGACAGCGTTTGGTGTGCGCCTGTTGTGGAGTCTGCGCGGCTGA
- a CDS encoding ABC transporter ATP-binding protein, with translation MSDPRPAVLSVRDLAVALPPGADRELAVEHISFDVGAGEIVCLLGESGSGKSVISFAVMGLLPDNVHVSAGEIRLGDTNLLALTPAQLRELRGDEIAMIFQEPMTALNPVMTCGAQLDELLAEHTSLSAAERRSKTLAMFEAVKLPEPERIFASFPHQLSGGQRQRIMIAMALILEPKLLIADEPTTALDVTTQAEVLALIKTLQQERGTAVLFITHDMGVVAEIADRVVVLQQGKQVEAGPKHDVLQSPQEDYTRMLIAAVPPIDPPVLHHHFADAPALSVHKLCKTYSSGGWLQKRRETRAATLVSFDVRPGETVGIVGESGSGKSTVARCITRLIDPSQGEVHLRDVELHAGSHEALKAARKRIQIVFQDPYRSLDPRQRVGEAIIEGPVNFGVPREQAMARARELMTLVRLSPDVLSRYPNEFSGGQRQRISIARALALDPEVLICDEAVSALDVSVQAQVLKLLEEIQSKLNLAILFITHDLRVAAQICDRVLVMQSGIVVEEGLTRDVFLAPKHDYTRRLLASAPGREFRFAAA, from the coding sequence ATGAGCGATCCGCGCCCCGCGGTCCTTTCCGTCCGCGATCTCGCGGTCGCCCTGCCACCGGGCGCCGACCGTGAACTGGCCGTGGAGCACATCAGCTTCGATGTCGGTGCCGGAGAGATCGTTTGTCTGCTCGGCGAATCAGGCTCCGGCAAATCGGTGATCTCGTTCGCGGTGATGGGGTTGCTGCCAGACAACGTGCATGTCAGCGCGGGCGAGATTCGCCTGGGCGATACCAATCTGCTGGCCTTGACTCCGGCGCAGCTGCGCGAGTTGCGCGGCGACGAAATCGCCATGATCTTCCAGGAGCCGATGACGGCGCTGAACCCGGTGATGACCTGTGGTGCCCAGCTGGACGAATTGCTGGCCGAACATACGTCGCTGAGCGCCGCCGAGCGGCGCAGCAAAACGCTCGCCATGTTCGAGGCCGTGAAACTGCCGGAGCCGGAGCGCATTTTCGCCAGCTTTCCGCACCAGCTCTCGGGCGGGCAGCGGCAGCGCATCATGATCGCGATGGCGCTGATTCTGGAGCCCAAACTGCTGATCGCCGACGAGCCCACGACGGCGCTCGACGTGACCACCCAGGCCGAAGTGCTTGCGCTGATCAAGACACTGCAGCAGGAACGCGGCACGGCGGTGTTGTTCATCACGCATGACATGGGTGTGGTGGCAGAAATTGCCGACCGCGTGGTGGTTTTGCAGCAGGGCAAGCAGGTGGAAGCAGGCCCCAAGCATGATGTGCTGCAGTCGCCGCAGGAGGACTACACGCGCATGCTGATCGCTGCAGTGCCGCCGATTGACCCGCCGGTGTTGCATCACCATTTCGCCGATGCCCCCGCGCTTTCGGTGCACAAACTCTGCAAGACCTATTCAAGTGGCGGCTGGCTGCAAAAGCGTCGCGAGACCCGCGCAGCGACGCTGGTCAGCTTTGATGTGCGGCCCGGTGAGACGGTCGGCATCGTGGGCGAATCGGGGTCCGGCAAAAGCACGGTGGCGCGCTGTATCACCCGGCTGATTGATCCCAGTCAGGGCGAAGTGCACTTGCGTGACGTCGAACTGCACGCCGGCTCACACGAAGCACTCAAGGCGGCGCGCAAGCGCATCCAGATTGTGTTCCAGGATCCGTATCGTTCGCTTGACCCGCGTCAGCGCGTAGGCGAGGCCATCATCGAAGGACCGGTCAATTTTGGCGTGCCGCGCGAGCAGGCGATGGCGCGGGCGCGCGAGCTGATGACCTTGGTGCGCCTGTCGCCAGACGTATTGTCGCGCTACCCCAACGAATTCTCCGGTGGCCAGCGGCAACGCATCAGCATTGCGCGCGCGCTGGCGCTTGACCCGGAAGTGCTGATCTGCGACGAGGCCGTGTCGGCGCTCGACGTCTCAGTGCAGGCGCAGGTGTTGAAGCTGCTGGAAGAAATCCAGAGCAAACTGAATCTCGCGATTCTCTTCATTACCCACGATCTGCGCGTCGCCGCGCAAATCTGCGATCGTGTGCTGGTGATGCAGTCGGGTATCGTAGTTGAAGAAGGCCTAACCCGGGACGTGTTCCTCGCGCCGAAGCACGACTACACCCGGCGCCTGCTCGCCAGTGCGCCAGGGCGCGAGTTCCGCTTCGCGGCGGCGTAG
- a CDS encoding YbfB/YjiJ family MFS transporter, with protein MEPRQASPLTLAILLSLAAAVSLGITRFAYGLLLPPMRADLGWTYTLAGSMNTANAFGYFVGALCTPALMRRWDAARVLLVGASLASFFMGASGFFTDSTMLLTQRALAGAASALVFVSGGVLAAKLAVRASSAGQTQQSGLVLGIYYGGSGFGILLSALVVPVLLAGAAPGERWHGYAPWAWAWWVLAILCALATLALVRPVSALRSLVAQGSTVARHGRGFRYRDLTFGLAGYGCFGVGYIGYMTFVIALLREQGASTVAVTVFYSLLGVACMASSRIWAGLLDRHRSGRALATLNALLAAACVLPALSSEWPVLLLSGVVFGGVFLSVVASTTALVRHNLAPVDWPEGIAAFTTVFAAGQIVGPVVVGWIVDAFASSSPTLSASADHAAALSRGLVFSAIALALGALLASRQRALSAAM; from the coding sequence ATGGAGCCCCGGCAGGCATCGCCGCTAACGCTGGCGATATTGCTTTCACTCGCCGCTGCGGTATCACTGGGTATCACCCGCTTTGCGTACGGGTTGCTGCTGCCGCCGATGCGTGCCGATCTCGGGTGGACGTACACGCTGGCGGGCAGCATGAACACCGCCAATGCCTTCGGCTACTTTGTCGGTGCGTTATGCACTCCCGCCTTGATGCGCCGCTGGGATGCGGCACGCGTGCTGCTGGTGGGTGCTTCTCTTGCCAGTTTTTTCATGGGCGCCAGCGGTTTTTTCACCGACAGCACGATGCTGTTGACGCAGCGCGCGCTGGCAGGCGCGGCAAGCGCGCTGGTGTTCGTTAGCGGTGGTGTGCTCGCCGCGAAGCTGGCGGTGCGGGCCAGCAGTGCCGGGCAGACGCAGCAGAGCGGGCTGGTGCTCGGTATCTACTACGGCGGCTCCGGCTTCGGCATTCTGCTTTCGGCGCTGGTGGTACCAGTGCTGCTCGCCGGTGCGGCACCGGGCGAACGCTGGCATGGCTACGCCCCCTGGGCGTGGGCGTGGTGGGTGCTTGCGATCTTGTGCGCATTGGCCACGCTCGCACTGGTGCGACCGGTATCTGCTTTGCGCTCGCTCGTCGCACAGGGCAGCACCGTGGCGCGCCATGGGCGAGGTTTTCGCTACCGTGACCTCACGTTTGGGCTTGCAGGTTACGGGTGCTTTGGCGTTGGCTATATCGGCTACATGACGTTTGTGATTGCGCTGCTGCGCGAGCAGGGTGCCAGCACCGTGGCGGTAACCGTGTTCTACAGCCTGCTCGGCGTCGCTTGCATGGCGTCGTCGCGCATCTGGGCTGGTCTGCTTGATCGGCATCGCAGCGGCCGTGCACTGGCGACGCTGAACGCGTTGCTGGCGGCGGCCTGTGTGCTGCCCGCGTTGTCGTCGGAGTGGCCGGTGCTGCTGCTGTCAGGGGTCGTGTTTGGCGGGGTGTTCTTGTCGGTCGTCGCCTCGACCACGGCGCTGGTGCGACACAACCTCGCACCGGTCGATTGGCCAGAGGGTATTGCCGCGTTCACCACCGTGTTTGCTGCGGGGCAGATCGTTGGGCCGGTTGTTGTTGGCTGGATTGTGGACGCATTCGCTTCGTCGTCACCAACCTTGAGCGCATCTGCCGACCATGCCGCCGCGTTGTCACGCGGACTGGTGTTCTCGGCCATCGCGCTGGCGCTTGGCGCGCTGCTCGCCAGCCGGCAACGTGCGTTGTCAGCTGCGATGTAG
- a CDS encoding ABC transporter permease produces the protein MGAFLVKRILATIPVLVIVAVIVFTLIRLVPGDPAAVIAGNMATNEDIARIRTELGLDRGFFTQFLLWAKGLVSGDLGQSFFFKKEVTALIAERLEPTLSLAFLTIVLTVLVAVPLGTLAAWRHGGWLDRALMGFSVLGFSIPVFVLGYLLVYFFALKLDWFPVQGYRPLREGLWPWLHQLLLPAITLSIVYVALIARVTRASVAEALTEDYVRTARAKGLPEARVLVRHALANAAVPIVTVIGIGIALLIGGVVVTESVYSIPGLGTLTVDAVLARDFPVIQGVILFFAFLYVMVNLLVDLSYLFLDPRIRY, from the coding sequence ATGGGGGCATTTCTCGTCAAGCGCATCCTTGCCACGATTCCGGTGCTGGTGATCGTGGCGGTCATCGTTTTCACGTTGATCCGGCTGGTGCCCGGCGACCCGGCCGCAGTGATTGCCGGCAACATGGCGACCAACGAGGACATCGCGCGCATCCGCACCGAACTCGGACTTGACCGTGGCTTTTTCACCCAGTTCCTGCTGTGGGCGAAGGGGCTGGTCAGTGGCGACCTCGGGCAGTCGTTCTTCTTCAAGAAGGAAGTGACTGCGCTGATCGCCGAACGGCTGGAGCCGACGCTCTCGCTCGCCTTCCTCACCATCGTGCTGACGGTGCTGGTAGCGGTGCCGCTTGGCACGCTGGCGGCATGGCGCCACGGCGGCTGGCTGGATCGCGCGCTGATGGGGTTCTCGGTGCTGGGCTTTTCGATTCCGGTGTTTGTGCTCGGTTACCTGTTGGTCTACTTCTTTGCGCTGAAGCTCGACTGGTTTCCGGTGCAGGGCTATCGGCCACTGCGCGAAGGGCTGTGGCCGTGGCTGCACCAGTTGCTGCTGCCGGCGATCACGCTGTCGATTGTCTATGTGGCGCTGATCGCCCGCGTCACTCGCGCCAGCGTCGCTGAAGCACTGACGGAGGACTACGTGCGCACCGCCCGCGCCAAGGGGCTGCCCGAGGCGCGCGTGCTGGTGCGCCATGCGCTGGCCAATGCGGCGGTACCCATCGTCACCGTAATCGGTATCGGCATCGCGCTGCTGATCGGTGGTGTGGTGGTGACTGAAAGCGTGTACTCGATTCCCGGCCTCGGCACGCTCACGGTCGATGCCGTGCTGGCGCGCGACTTTCCGGTCATCCAGGGAGTGATCCTGTTCTTTGCGTTTCTGTACGTGATGGTCAATCTGCTGGTGGATCTGTCGTACCTGTTCCTTGATCCGAGGATTCGCTACTGA